A region from the Peromyscus maniculatus bairdii isolate BWxNUB_F1_BW_parent chromosome 5, HU_Pman_BW_mat_3.1, whole genome shotgun sequence genome encodes:
- the LOC102908084 gene encoding butyrophilin subfamily 1 member A1 has translation MAVSPNPCLLECLLTLMVLQLPTLDSAPFDVTAPQEPVLALVGSDAELTCRFSPNASSEPMELRWFRQTRSPAVLLYRAGQEQEDQQMAEYRGRATLVTDGLPEGRATLRIRGVRVSDQGEYRCFFRDNDSSEEAAAHLKVAALGSDPHISVGVKENGQIQLKCTSSGWFPEPEVQWRTPSGDRIPVTAESGNRDEEGLFTVAASVIITDSSIMNASCCIQNLLLGQEKEVEISVPAPFVPRLTPWIVAVAIVILALGFLTIASIFFTWRLYKERARERKSEFGSKERLLEELRCKKTALHEVDVTLDPDTAHPHLFLYEDSKSVRLEDSRQILPDRPERFDSWPCVLGRETFTSGRHYWEVEVGDRTDWAIGVCREDVVKKGFDPMTPDNGFWAVELYGNGYWALTPLRTPLRLAGPPRRVGVFLDYESGDISFYNMSDGSLIYTFPSTSFSGPLRPFFCLWSCGKKPLTICPAANGPEKITVTAEVQDTIPLSPLGEGPASGEADTLRSKLIPFSPSQAAP, from the exons ATGGCAGTTTCTCCCAACCCCTGCCTCTTGGAGTGTCTGCTCACGctcatggtcctgcagctgcccACGCTGGATTCAG CTCCCTTCGATGTGACCGCACCTCAGGAGCCAGTGCTGGCCCTAGTGGGCTCAGATGCGGAGCTGACCTGTCGCTTCTCCCCAAACGCGAGCTCGGAGCCCATGGAGCTGCGGTGGTTTCGACAGACCAGGTCGCCAGCGGTGCTTCTTTACCGGGCTGGCCAGGAGCAGGAGGACCAGCAGATGGCCGAGTACCGCGGGAGGGCCACGCTGGTGACCGACGGGCTCCCGGAGGGCCGCGCTACCCTGCGGATCCGGGGTGTCAGGGTCTCGGACCAGGGGGAGTACCGGTGCTTTTTCAGAGACAACGACAGCTCCGAGGAGGCCGCTGCGCATCTCAAAGTGGCTG CTCTGGGCTCCGATCCTCACATCAGTGTGGGAGTTAAAGAGAATGGACAGATCCAACTGAAATGCACCTCCTCGGGGTGGTTCCCAGAGCCAGAAGTGCAGTGGAGAACTCCCTCAGGAGACAGAATTCCAGTCACAGCAGAGTCCGGGAATCGTGACGAGGAAGGCCTGTTCACTGTGGCAGCTTCAGTGATCATCACAGACAGCTCCATAATGAATGCGTCCTGCTGCATCCAGAATCTCCTCCTTGGCCAGGAGAAGGAAGTAGAGATCTCTGTACCAG CTCCCTTTGTGCCAAGGCTGACTCCTTGGATAGTAGCTGTGGCTATCGTCATACTGGCCCTAGGATTTCTCACCATTGCGTCCATATTTTTCACTTGGAGACTATACAAGGAAAGAGCCAGAGAGCGGAAGAGTGAATTTGGCTCTAAAG agagACTTCTGGAAGAACTCA GATGCAAAAAGACCGCACTGCATGAAG TTGACGTGACTCTGGATCCAGACACAGCCCACCCTCATCTCTTTCTCTATGAAGATTCAAAATCAGTTCGCTTGGAAGATTCGCGTCAGATCCTGCCTGATAGACCAGAGAGATTTGACTCCTGGCCCTGTGTGTTAGGCCGAGAGACCTTCACTTCAGGGAGACAttactgggaggtggaggtgggagacaGAACTGACTGGGCCATTGGCGTGTGTAGGGAGGATGTGGTGAAGAAAGGGTTTGACCCCATGACTCCTGACAATGGGTTCTGGGCCGTGGAGTTATATGGAAACGGGTACTGGGCCCTCACCCCACTCCGCACCCCTCTGCGGTTAGCAGGACCTCCTCGCCGGGTTGGGGTTTTTCTGGACTATGAATCAGGAGACATTTCCTTCTACAACATGAGCGACGGATCGCTTATCTATACGTTCCCCAGCACCTCTTTCTCGGGCCCCCTCCGCCCCTTCTTTTGCCTGTGGTCCTGCGGTAAAAAGCCCCTGACCATCTGTCCAGCTGCCAACGGGCCTGAGAAAATCACGGTCACTGCTGAGGTCCAGGACACCATTCCCCTGTCCCCGCTAGGGGAAGGCCCTGCTTCTGGAGAAGCAGATACCCTCCGTTCTAAACTGATCCCTTTCTCACCTAGCCAAGCGGCACCTTAA
- the LOC102907781 gene encoding butyrophilin subfamily 1 member A1-like has product MGTLLLRKMWVAVLQNPRLGCLFALMVLQLPKLNTGHFEVLGPSQPILALVGEDSELPCHLSPSVSAEQMELRWFRNTFSPAVLVYHEGRELKEEQMPEYRGRAMLVQDNITLGQVALKIQQVRTSDEGVYGCSFRDKQAHGEAFVSLKVAAMGSDPHISMKIKENGEMELECTSSGWYPEPQVRWRTANRKKLQSISESRNRDEDGLFTVAASVIITDSSIKSVSCCIQNLLLGQEKEVEISTPVVTGLSSLVWIAMAAAFLVFVVYLALTRKRKKHVTAGPLEWRLARLHAVGVTLDENTAHPHLVVSNDSKSIYLADSRQTLPDTPERFDTWPCVLGRETFNTGRHYWEVEVAGRTDWLVGVCREDVLKKGFILMSPRNGFWVMELSQEEYWALKPPRVLLSLPEAPGQIGIFLDYNLGIVSFYNTSSESHIYTFQEGPFSGPVRPLFCLWSCGGNPLTIRPVAAQSEAP; this is encoded by the exons ATGGGTACCTTGCTGCTCAGAAAGATGTGGGTGGCAGTTCTCCAAAACCCCCGCCTTGGGTGTCTCTTCGCCctcatggtcctgcagctgcccAAGCTGAATACAG GTCACTTTGAGGTCCTCGGGCCCTCGCAGCCCATCCTTGCCTTAGTAGGTGAAGACTCAGAGCTGCCTTGTCacctctcacccagtgtgagtgCGGAGCAGATGGAGCTGCGCTGGTTCCGGAATACATTCTCGCCTGCGGTGTTGGTCTACCATGAAGGCCGAGAGCTGAAGGAAGAGCAGATGCCTGAGTACCGAGGGCGGGCGATGCTAGTGCAGGACAACATCACTTTGGGGCAGGTTGCTCTGAAGATACAGCAGGTCAGGACCTCTGATGAAGGGGTGTATGGGTGCTCCTTTAGAGATAAACAAGCTCATGGAGAAGCCTTCGTCTCTCTGAAAGTAGCTG CTATGGGTTCTGACCCTCACATTAGTATGAAAATTAAAGAGAATGGAGAGATGGAGCTGGAGTGCACCTCCTCGGGATGGTACCCAGAGCCTCAGGTGCGGTGGAGAACTGCCAACAGAAAGAAGTTACAATCCATTTCAGAGTCCAGGAATCGTGATGAGGACGGCCTGTTCACTGTGGCAGCTTCAGTGATCATCACAGACAGCTCCATAAAGAGTGTGTCCTGCTGCATCCAGAATCTCCTCCTTGGCCAGGAGAAGGAAGTAGAGATCTCTACACCAG TTGTTACAGGACTGTCCTCCTTAGTCTGGATTGCCATGGCAGCAGCATTCCTGGTGTTTGTGGTATATTTGGCTTtgacaagaaagaggaagaaacatgTCACAGCTGGTCCTCTAG aatggAGATTGGCCCGGTTACATGCAG tTGGTGTGACCCTGGATGAGAACACGGCCCACCCCCACCTTGTCGTGAGCAACGATTCAAAATCCATTTACCTAGCAGACTCCCGTCAGACATTGCCTGATACACCAGAGAGATTTGACACCTGGCCCTGTGTGTTAGGCCGTGAGACCTTTAACACAGGGAGACAttactgggaggtggaggtggcaggTAGGACTGACTGGCTGGTGGGGGTGTGTAGGGAGGACGTCCTGAAGAAAGGATTCATCCTCATGTCTCCCAGGAACGGTTTCTGGGTCATGGAGTTGTCTCAAGAGGAGTACTGGGCTCTGAAACCCCCTCgggtccttctctctctgccagaAGCTCCTGGTCAGATTGGGATTTTCCTGGACTATAATTTAGGAATCGTCTCCTTCTACAATACCAGTAGTGAATCCCATATATATACTTTCCAAGAAGGTCCTTTTTCTGGCCCTGTCCGTCCTTTATTCTGTTTGTGGTCTTGTGGTGGGAATCCCCTGACCATCCGTCCAGTGGCTGCTCAGTCTGAAGCGCCCTGA